In Neorhizobium galegae, the following proteins share a genomic window:
- a CDS encoding AGE family epimerase/isomerase: MAMDFLEEARTTYAAANAGTLYWMLQRPMLGGGFLNTKQNSLTLDDYGAEGGVRGPDYTYGWIQGRGLEAVVTHAEFFQQELPPLAEKLDAAGRRLYDLLANLQKPDGHAYFCYDRDMQAVYADQANMLQTQEKPALIYTYSDAFVAKGLVAAASRYGLPDITDHLAYFDRVITAIETGRFQMDERRPLSLDSLAVQANDFGPRMILLGAAGMLKRAGHTAHLAFADRFIAHVIDRHYDAATGLLRNVPGEDSCNVGHGIEFVGFALDYLDDTADPALIDKLERILVSSFRKGFVGPGITLTVSIKTGEAQSPYCPWWSLPETIRSAALAHERTGSAASLSVWKTAHAAFFERYWRGTPPIAYQTMTKDGPVDFVPATPDLDPGYHTGLSLLAAIHAADRLKPQTRTVSG, encoded by the coding sequence ATGGCGATGGATTTCCTTGAAGAAGCCCGCACCACCTATGCCGCAGCCAATGCCGGCACCCTCTACTGGATGCTGCAGCGGCCGATGCTCGGCGGCGGGTTCCTGAACACCAAGCAGAACAGCCTGACACTGGACGACTATGGCGCGGAAGGCGGTGTTCGAGGTCCGGATTACACCTATGGCTGGATCCAGGGAAGGGGACTGGAAGCGGTCGTCACCCATGCCGAGTTCTTCCAGCAGGAACTGCCGCCCTTAGCTGAAAAGCTCGATGCCGCCGGCCGTCGTCTCTATGACCTGTTGGCGAACCTCCAGAAGCCGGATGGCCACGCCTATTTCTGCTACGACCGCGACATGCAGGCCGTCTATGCCGATCAGGCGAACATGCTCCAGACCCAGGAAAAGCCGGCACTGATCTACACCTATTCCGACGCCTTCGTGGCCAAGGGGCTGGTGGCCGCGGCAAGCCGCTATGGCCTGCCGGATATTACCGACCATCTCGCCTATTTCGACCGGGTGATCACTGCCATCGAAACCGGCCGTTTCCAGATGGACGAACGCCGGCCACTCTCACTCGATAGCCTCGCCGTCCAGGCCAATGATTTCGGTCCGCGCATGATCCTGCTCGGTGCAGCCGGCATGCTGAAGCGCGCCGGCCACACAGCGCATCTCGCCTTTGCCGACCGCTTCATCGCCCATGTCATCGACAGGCATTACGACGCTGCGACCGGCCTGCTCCGCAATGTGCCCGGCGAGGACAGCTGCAACGTCGGCCACGGCATCGAGTTCGTCGGCTTCGCGCTCGACTATCTCGATGACACCGCCGATCCGGCACTGATCGACAAATTGGAACGCATCCTCGTTTCTTCCTTTCGAAAGGGCTTCGTCGGTCCCGGCATCACGCTCACGGTGTCCATCAAGACCGGTGAGGCGCAGAGCCCCTATTGCCCGTGGTGGTCGCTGCCGGAAACCATCCGATCGGCAGCTCTCGCACACGAGCGCACCGGTAGCGCCGCCAGCCTCAGCGTCTGGAAGACCGCGCATGCCGCCTTCTTTGAGCGCTACTGGCGCGGCACACCGCCGATCGCCTACCAGACCATGACCAAGGACGGCCCGGTCGATTTCGTGCCCGCGACGCCGGATCTCGATCCCGGCTATCACACCGGCCTCAGCCTGCTCGCAGCCATTCACGCCGCAGATCGGTTGAAGCCTCAAACCCGAACAGTTTCAGGATAA
- a CDS encoding carbohydrate ABC transporter permease — MLKRKRWIFAILAILPTLAVFAYVRLYPIADTLRLSLFKWDILSKNKPFVGLANFRELMGDHLFIDALVNTTIIAFGVLILTIPMALIIAALIFHRTRSRMAGFYETAIFIPHVVSLVPAAMAWKWIFDARLGPLNALLTFFGIPAQSWLFDPVLSVICIIVLCSWQALGYAVLIYIVGFKNLPVSLYEAAKLDGASGPQSFWYLSIPMLKPITLYVSVVTLVSGFNVYAQAFVLASDAQGAPGRQVRVLVLDMLENSFRNYRVGYAASEAVVLLVIVLGLTLIQFSTLRERGKA; from the coding sequence ATGCTGAAGCGCAAAAGATGGATTTTTGCGATCCTTGCGATTTTGCCGACCCTGGCAGTCTTTGCCTATGTCCGGCTTTATCCGATCGCCGACACGCTGAGGCTCAGCCTTTTCAAGTGGGACATCCTGTCGAAGAACAAGCCCTTCGTCGGCCTCGCGAATTTCCGCGAGCTGATGGGCGACCACCTGTTCATCGATGCGCTGGTCAACACGACGATCATCGCCTTCGGCGTGCTGATCCTGACCATTCCGATGGCGCTGATCATCGCCGCGCTGATCTTCCACCGCACCCGCTCGCGGATGGCGGGTTTCTACGAGACGGCGATCTTCATTCCGCATGTCGTGTCGCTGGTTCCCGCCGCCATGGCCTGGAAGTGGATCTTTGATGCCCGCCTCGGGCCGCTGAACGCGCTGCTGACCTTTTTCGGCATCCCGGCGCAATCCTGGCTGTTCGATCCGGTTCTGTCGGTCATCTGCATCATCGTGCTCTGCTCTTGGCAGGCGCTGGGTTACGCGGTGCTGATCTATATCGTCGGCTTCAAGAACCTGCCGGTCTCGCTTTATGAAGCGGCGAAGCTCGATGGCGCCTCCGGCCCGCAGAGCTTCTGGTACCTGTCGATCCCGATGCTGAAACCGATCACCCTCTATGTCTCAGTCGTAACGCTGGTTTCCGGCTTCAACGTCTACGCCCAGGCCTTCGTGCTCGCCTCCGATGCGCAAGGGGCGCCCGGACGGCAGGTGCGGGTGCTGGTTCTTGACATGCTGGAAAACAGCTTTCGCAATTACCGCGTCGGTTACGCGGCGTCCGAAGCCGTCGTGCTCCTGGTCATCGTGCTGGGGCTGACGCTCATCCAGTTCTCGACGCTGCGGGAAAGGGGCAAGGCATGA
- a CDS encoding N-acetylglucosamine-6-phosphate deacetylase — MVVDGIDPRTGKGIAIEIADGAIAAIRPAENTSPRYISAGLIDLQVNGYRGFDLNNGEVTANILLSLCEEMLGVGVTTWLPTIITASETSILQALADIARIRAGHRLIAEMVPGIHVEGPSISDKDGPRGAHPLAHVRPPSIAEFDRWQQASGNLVSMVTLAPEHEGSVEYIRTLTARGVHVALGHTAATPEEIHAAAEAGAVLSTHLGNGAAAMLPRHPNFIWAQLADDRLTASFIADGWHLPADTFKAMLRAKGMGRAILVSDMVALAGMPAGIYDQPVGGRVEVSPEGRISVAGTPYLAGASLPLSANVAIASQMAGLPLADTLLLATRNPGRFVGGRGRLEVGARADLIRFEWSEGARELKVRETWVHGEKAHCA; from the coding sequence ATGGTCGTCGACGGTATCGATCCCCGCACCGGCAAAGGTATCGCGATCGAAATCGCCGACGGCGCGATAGCCGCCATTCGTCCGGCGGAAAATACCAGTCCGCGTTACATCTCCGCCGGCCTGATCGACCTACAGGTCAACGGTTATCGCGGCTTCGACCTGAACAATGGCGAAGTCACCGCCAACATCCTCCTTTCGCTCTGCGAGGAGATGCTGGGCGTCGGCGTGACCACCTGGCTGCCAACCATCATCACGGCCTCCGAGACTTCCATCCTTCAGGCGCTCGCCGATATCGCAAGAATCCGCGCCGGCCACCGACTGATCGCCGAAATGGTGCCGGGCATCCATGTCGAAGGCCCGTCGATCTCGGACAAGGACGGTCCGCGTGGCGCCCATCCGCTGGCGCATGTCCGCCCGCCGTCGATCGCGGAATTCGACCGCTGGCAGCAGGCCTCCGGCAATCTGGTCTCGATGGTGACGCTTGCGCCGGAACACGAGGGCAGCGTCGAGTATATCCGCACTCTCACGGCGAGAGGCGTCCACGTGGCGCTCGGCCACACCGCCGCGACGCCCGAGGAAATCCATGCGGCTGCAGAGGCCGGCGCGGTTCTCTCCACCCATCTCGGTAACGGCGCCGCCGCCATGCTGCCACGCCATCCCAATTTCATCTGGGCGCAGCTTGCCGACGATCGGCTGACGGCAAGCTTCATCGCCGACGGCTGGCACCTGCCGGCCGATACGTTCAAGGCCATGCTGCGCGCCAAGGGCATGGGTCGCGCGATCCTCGTGTCCGATATGGTGGCGCTCGCCGGCATGCCGGCCGGCATCTATGACCAGCCGGTCGGCGGCCGCGTCGAGGTTTCGCCTGAAGGCCGCATCAGCGTTGCCGGCACGCCCTATCTCGCCGGCGCCAGCCTGCCGCTGTCCGCCAATGTCGCGATCGCGTCGCAGATGGCGGGCCTCCCGCTTGCCGATACGCTTCTGCTGGCCACCCGAAACCCTGGCCGCTTCGTCGGCGGACGGGGACGGCTGGAAGTCGGCGCCCGGGCCGATCTCATCCGTTTCGAATGGTCTGAAGGCGCGCGCGAACTGAAGGTCAGAGAAACCTGGGTCCACGGCGAAAAGGCGCACTGCGCATGA
- the uxuA gene encoding mannonate dehydratase, which produces MEQTWRWFGPDDTVKLSHVKQAGATGIVSALHHLNDGRAWPDDEVAKRKAIIEEAGLTWSVVESIIVHEDIKTRTGRYRELIDNYKASIRAVARAGIRTVCYNFMAITDWTRTDLEYEMPHGGTALRFDIVEFCAYDVFILKRPGAEADHPADRIARAETWLKTASESDLARLERNLIEWVPAREFVYDRQSLNRMLDIYKELQEGGFRENLFTFLNEIIPVAEEAGVRMAIHPDDPPFPLFGLPRVVCKASDARALLSAVKSPSNGITLCTGSYGANPENDLVAMAKEFGPDIHFAHLRNVTKEGDGSFHEAEHLEGDTDMVRVTMALMAEEKRRKAEGRADWQIPMRPDHGHAIVDDIGRRVNPGYSCIGRLKGLAELRGIMRTLEVLG; this is translated from the coding sequence ATGGAACAGACTTGGCGCTGGTTCGGACCGGACGACACGGTCAAGCTCTCGCATGTGAAACAGGCCGGCGCGACGGGGATCGTCAGCGCGCTACATCACCTCAACGACGGCCGTGCCTGGCCTGACGACGAGGTCGCCAAGCGCAAGGCGATCATCGAGGAGGCCGGGCTCACCTGGTCGGTGGTGGAAAGCATCATCGTCCACGAGGACATCAAGACCCGCACCGGCCGTTACCGCGAGCTGATCGACAACTACAAGGCGTCTATCCGCGCAGTCGCCAGGGCCGGCATCAGGACGGTCTGCTACAATTTCATGGCGATCACCGACTGGACCCGCACCGATCTCGAATACGAGATGCCGCATGGCGGCACGGCCTTGCGTTTCGATATCGTCGAATTTTGCGCCTATGACGTCTTCATCCTGAAGCGGCCCGGCGCTGAGGCCGATCATCCTGCTGACCGTATCGCCAGGGCCGAAACATGGCTGAAGACGGCGAGCGAGAGCGATCTTGCCCGGCTCGAGCGCAACCTGATCGAATGGGTGCCGGCCCGCGAATTCGTCTACGACCGGCAGAGCCTCAACCGCATGCTGGATATCTACAAGGAACTGCAGGAAGGCGGTTTCCGCGAAAACCTCTTCACGTTCCTGAACGAGATCATCCCGGTTGCCGAAGAGGCGGGCGTCAGGATGGCGATCCATCCGGACGATCCGCCGTTCCCGCTGTTTGGCCTGCCGCGCGTCGTCTGCAAAGCCTCGGATGCACGCGCGCTGCTCTCGGCCGTGAAGTCGCCCTCGAACGGCATCACGCTCTGCACCGGCTCCTATGGCGCCAATCCCGAGAACGATCTCGTCGCCATGGCGAAGGAATTTGGCCCCGACATCCATTTCGCCCACCTGCGCAACGTCACCAAGGAAGGCGACGGTTCCTTCCACGAGGCCGAGCATCTGGAGGGGGATACGGACATGGTGCGGGTCACCATGGCACTGATGGCCGAGGAAAAGCGCCGCAAGGCCGAAGGCCGGGCCGATTGGCAGATCCCGATGCGTCCCGACCACGGCCATGCGATCGTCGACGACATAGGCAGACGCGTCAATCCCGGCTATTCCTGCATCGGACGGCTGAAGGGTCTGGCGGAACTGCGCGGCATCATGCGCACGCTCGAAGTTCTCGGCTGA
- a CDS encoding carbohydrate ABC transporter permease, with protein sequence MTTNSVNYIEPTTEELSEGVRLRRKKRAINFAIDVFLIVVSILMLLPLVFLVANAFKTPAEMLSWPPTIIPRDPTIANFSAVLGETPLLRWIANSIAFAVMSTIAIVATSAIAGYIFGKFRFRTMNILFALFLATAIVPFEVYMIPLYFQAKSLGILNSVWGLLLGYLVMSFGIFLIRQNVIHSIPDELLEAARIDGAGEFWIFLHIVLPLLRGALGALAVLAFFQAWTAFAWPMIVATTRTSYTIEVGLALFQTGFTVDLGRLSAASATVLIPSILLFVILRRNFVQGVASTGLKE encoded by the coding sequence ATGACCACCAATTCTGTGAATTATATCGAGCCCACCACTGAAGAGCTGTCCGAGGGCGTGCGCCTGCGCCGCAAGAAGCGCGCAATCAACTTCGCGATCGACGTCTTCCTCATCGTCGTCTCGATCCTGATGCTCCTGCCGCTGGTCTTCCTGGTGGCGAACGCCTTCAAGACGCCCGCCGAAATGCTCTCGTGGCCGCCGACCATCATCCCGCGCGACCCGACGATTGCCAATTTCTCCGCCGTGCTCGGCGAAACGCCGCTGCTCCGCTGGATCGCCAACAGCATCGCCTTTGCGGTGATGTCGACCATCGCCATCGTCGCGACATCTGCGATTGCCGGCTACATCTTCGGAAAATTCCGCTTCCGGACGATGAACATCCTCTTCGCACTCTTCCTCGCAACCGCCATCGTGCCGTTCGAGGTCTACATGATCCCGCTCTATTTCCAGGCCAAGAGCCTCGGCATCCTCAATTCCGTCTGGGGCCTGCTGCTCGGTTATCTGGTGATGAGCTTCGGCATCTTCCTGATCCGCCAGAACGTCATCCACTCGATTCCCGACGAACTGCTGGAAGCCGCCCGCATCGATGGCGCCGGTGAGTTCTGGATCTTCCTCCACATCGTCCTGCCGCTCTTGCGCGGCGCCCTTGGAGCGCTCGCCGTCCTCGCCTTTTTCCAGGCCTGGACCGCCTTCGCCTGGCCGATGATCGTCGCGACGACCCGCACCAGTTACACGATCGAAGTGGGCTTGGCGCTGTTCCAGACCGGCTTCACCGTCGATCTCGGGCGCCTCAGCGCCGCCTCCGCCACGGTCCTCATCCCCTCCATCCTGCTCTTCGTCATCCTGCGCCGCAACTTCGTGCAGGGCGTCGCCAGCACCGGCCTCAAGGAGTGA
- a CDS encoding ABC transporter ATP-binding protein encodes MASVEIQNVRKAYGDFETIKGVSVDVPDGAFVVLVGPSGCGKSTLLRMIAGLEDISGGTIRIDGRVINEVEPKNRDIAMVFQNYALYPHMTIAENMGFSLRLAKKSKEEIAERVNDAARILGLTDYLKRYPKQLSGGQRQRVAMGRAIVRNPKVFLFDEPLSNLDAKLRVQMRAELKDIHARIKTTTVYVTHDQIEAMTMADRIVVMRDGIVEQVGAPLELYDRPVNTFVASFIGSPSMNFLAGKVAEDRKSVLTENGVRLPLGPEASAPPGTAVIYGIRPEHLAIASGNEGIPMTVTNIEPTGSETFVQGIVDGQKFSAQLRERLFIKTGEVLNLALAPTNSHVFDAATGMRLG; translated from the coding sequence ATGGCTTCCGTTGAAATCCAGAACGTCCGCAAGGCCTATGGCGACTTCGAGACCATCAAGGGCGTGTCGGTCGATGTGCCGGATGGCGCCTTCGTTGTCCTCGTCGGCCCCTCCGGCTGCGGCAAGTCCACGCTGCTGCGGATGATCGCCGGGCTCGAGGATATCTCCGGCGGCACGATCCGTATCGACGGCCGCGTCATCAACGAGGTCGAGCCGAAGAACCGCGACATCGCCATGGTTTTCCAGAATTATGCGCTCTACCCGCATATGACCATTGCCGAGAACATGGGCTTCTCGCTGCGGCTCGCCAAGAAATCCAAGGAGGAGATCGCCGAGCGGGTCAACGACGCGGCGCGTATCCTGGGGCTTACCGATTACCTCAAGCGTTACCCGAAGCAACTCTCCGGCGGTCAAAGACAGCGCGTCGCCATGGGCCGCGCAATTGTCCGCAACCCCAAGGTTTTCCTGTTCGACGAACCGCTCTCCAACCTCGACGCCAAGCTGCGCGTGCAGATGCGCGCGGAACTCAAGGACATCCACGCCCGCATCAAGACGACTACCGTCTACGTCACCCACGACCAGATTGAGGCGATGACCATGGCCGACCGGATCGTGGTGATGCGGGATGGTATCGTCGAGCAGGTCGGCGCGCCGCTGGAACTCTACGACAGGCCGGTCAACACCTTCGTCGCCAGCTTCATCGGCTCGCCGTCGATGAATTTCCTGGCCGGCAAAGTGGCCGAAGATCGTAAGTCCGTGCTGACCGAAAATGGCGTCCGCCTGCCGCTCGGCCCGGAAGCTTCCGCTCCCCCCGGCACCGCGGTCATCTACGGCATCCGGCCTGAACACCTCGCCATCGCCTCCGGAAACGAGGGCATTCCGATGACCGTGACGAATATCGAGCCGACCGGTTCGGAAACCTTTGTGCAGGGCATCGTCGACGGCCAGAAATTCTCGGCGCAGCTGCGTGAGCGGCTTTTCATCAAAACCGGCGAAGTGCTTAATCTGGCGCTCGCGCCCACCAACAGCCATGTCTTCGATGCCGCCACCGGCATGCGGCTCGGCTGA
- a CDS encoding extracellular solute-binding protein, with product MKNRSAKTRISTRALLVSAAFGAALLSGASTVSAETLTVWSGYPEMAPFYEHVAQGMKAAYPKLEVKVEAIALREHEKRVALGLTGGQDGTTVIELSGSTATRYLENDLLPEAPADISTFVKDPKNFDKFFSDTAGQGGKIYGVPLFRGQGALYYNTDMFKAAGLTAAPKTMEEYSTYAEKLTKRDASGKATVSGWSMRLSGGGQGIAEKFWINMHQYGGAILVPAGEGKWKPNFANEAGRKALKQYLTNIFTTKTVTPEMPADADAFERGQTAMFIRESWVIGDIAKKAPDLKYATAPLPKGSIALPTNLYVAGKGADAKVGWEFAKAANSPDNLVWLLQNVGWLPNRSGVDYSAVTSKQPAFAAFVDYPKGYEFFTLPSIGPIEEILTRVAAQLVAAFGDASLAGDDAKIDAFLKKASDEVNTILAREGLAAK from the coding sequence ATGAAAAACAGATCAGCAAAGACCAGGATTTCGACCCGCGCGCTGCTTGTGAGCGCGGCATTCGGCGCAGCCCTTCTCTCGGGCGCTTCCACCGTTTCGGCCGAAACGCTGACGGTCTGGAGCGGTTATCCGGAAATGGCACCGTTCTACGAACATGTCGCGCAGGGCATGAAGGCCGCTTATCCTAAACTCGAGGTGAAGGTCGAGGCGATCGCCCTTCGCGAACATGAAAAGCGCGTCGCGCTCGGCCTTACCGGCGGCCAGGACGGCACGACGGTGATCGAGCTCTCCGGCTCGACCGCCACCCGTTACCTTGAAAACGATCTTCTGCCGGAAGCGCCGGCGGATATCTCGACCTTCGTGAAGGACCCGAAGAACTTCGACAAGTTCTTCAGCGATACTGCAGGCCAGGGCGGCAAGATCTACGGCGTGCCGCTTTTCCGCGGCCAGGGCGCGCTCTATTACAACACCGACATGTTCAAGGCTGCGGGGCTGACGGCCGCGCCGAAGACCATGGAGGAATATTCGACCTATGCCGAGAAGCTGACCAAGCGCGATGCCTCCGGCAAGGCGACGGTGTCGGGCTGGAGCATGCGTCTCTCGGGCGGTGGCCAGGGCATTGCAGAGAAATTCTGGATCAACATGCATCAATATGGCGGCGCCATCCTGGTTCCCGCAGGCGAGGGCAAGTGGAAGCCCAATTTCGCCAATGAAGCTGGCCGCAAGGCGCTGAAACAATATCTCACCAACATCTTCACCACCAAGACGGTCACCCCGGAAATGCCGGCCGATGCCGATGCCTTCGAGCGCGGCCAGACCGCCATGTTCATCCGCGAATCCTGGGTGATCGGCGACATCGCCAAAAAGGCGCCGGACCTGAAATACGCCACCGCGCCGCTGCCGAAGGGTTCCATCGCCCTGCCCACCAACCTCTATGTCGCGGGCAAGGGCGCTGATGCCAAGGTCGGCTGGGAATTCGCCAAGGCGGCCAATTCGCCGGACAACCTCGTCTGGCTGCTCCAGAACGTCGGCTGGCTGCCGAACCGTTCGGGTGTCGACTATTCGGCCGTCACGTCCAAGCAACCGGCGTTTGCTGCCTTCGTCGACTATCCGAAAGGCTACGAGTTCTTCACGCTGCCGTCGATCGGCCCGATCGAAGAGATTCTGACCCGCGTTGCCGCCCAGCTCGTCGCCGCTTTCGGCGACGCCTCGCTTGCCGGCGACGATGCCAAGATCGATGCTTTCCTCAAGAAGGCCAGCGACGAAGTGAACACCATCCTCGCCCGCGAAGGCCTGGCTGCGAAATAA
- a CDS encoding neutral/alkaline non-lysosomal ceramidase N-terminal domain-containing protein, protein MIPVGAAIVDITPPPGLAMSGFAARTLPAKGAHDALTARAVVVGDTAVVVADVIGIDAATSARIRKRCILPTDNVVVAALHNHGGPVSMAGRLSIAADPTYLERLEDACVAAIDKAAASRRPATITVGQGSDPGIARNRRHPGGPVDASLPLLRIRAADGSMIALVTAYACHPVVLAADNLLWTADYPHFVRHALEEAHPGAVALFMTGCVGDANTGHSAHASISLAANPDRSFAAAERIGRKIAEAALGAAEQPVSETSSARNGTVSLAFARRETEASEILENRWRDEALSAEPARKNLLGYWANWARDIAPLEPEPLAARVTVLDWGGVPIVALPGEIFAETALTIRAALGADAPAFVIGFADDNPGYIPPASEFQFGGYEVDEAHRYYGVAATFAPGSAEALAACAIELAKATSSGSEAA, encoded by the coding sequence ATGATCCCGGTCGGAGCCGCCATCGTCGATATCACCCCGCCGCCCGGTCTTGCGATGTCCGGTTTTGCGGCACGCACCCTGCCGGCCAAAGGCGCCCATGATGCCCTGACGGCGCGCGCCGTGGTGGTCGGCGACACGGCGGTCGTCGTCGCCGATGTGATCGGCATCGATGCCGCGACGAGCGCCCGGATCCGTAAGCGTTGCATCCTGCCGACGGATAATGTCGTGGTCGCAGCACTCCACAATCACGGTGGCCCGGTCTCCATGGCCGGCCGGCTCAGCATCGCAGCCGATCCAACCTATCTGGAGCGGCTGGAAGACGCATGCGTCGCAGCCATCGACAAGGCCGCCGCCTCGCGCCGGCCGGCAACGATCACTGTGGGGCAGGGAAGTGATCCGGGGATTGCGCGCAATCGGCGCCATCCGGGCGGACCCGTGGATGCTTCCCTGCCGCTCCTTCGCATCCGCGCTGCGGATGGCAGCATGATCGCCCTCGTCACCGCCTATGCCTGCCATCCGGTCGTGCTGGCGGCCGACAATCTCCTCTGGACGGCGGATTATCCGCATTTCGTTCGCCATGCGCTGGAAGAAGCTCATCCCGGCGCGGTCGCCCTGTTCATGACCGGCTGCGTCGGCGACGCCAATACCGGCCACTCGGCGCATGCGTCGATCTCGCTTGCCGCGAACCCGGATCGCAGCTTTGCTGCCGCCGAACGGATCGGCCGCAAGATCGCGGAGGCCGCGCTCGGCGCTGCCGAACAGCCCGTTTCAGAGACATCAAGCGCTCGCAACGGCACCGTCAGCCTCGCCTTCGCGCGCCGCGAGACCGAAGCCTCCGAAATTCTCGAAAACCGCTGGCGGGACGAGGCCCTGAGCGCCGAACCCGCCCGCAAAAACCTGCTCGGCTATTGGGCCAATTGGGCACGCGACATCGCGCCGCTTGAACCGGAGCCGCTGGCAGCGCGGGTGACCGTGCTCGATTGGGGTGGGGTGCCGATCGTCGCGCTGCCGGGCGAGATCTTTGCGGAGACGGCGCTGACCATCCGTGCGGCACTCGGCGCGGACGCGCCGGCCTTCGTCATCGGCTTTGCCGACGACAATCCCGGCTACATCCCGCCGGCCAGCGAATTCCAGTTCGGCGGCTACGAAGTCGACGAGGCGCACCGCTATTACGGCGTGGCGGCGACCTTCGCTCCGGGCTCTGCCGAAGCGCTCGCGGCCTGCGCTATCGAACTCGCGAAAGCGACCTCCAGTGGAAGCGAGGCCGCATGA
- a CDS encoding BrnA antitoxin family protein, which yields MNIKHEKQKEFRPGRGYTKEDWDAVDSPPLTAEEMASMRPFREVFPEMAAKMEQAIAARGRPKLEAPKVAVTLRLDPDVLEKFKATGKDWRAKMTEELRKAAGL from the coding sequence ATGAACATCAAGCACGAAAAACAGAAAGAATTTCGCCCTGGTCGCGGATATACCAAAGAGGATTGGGACGCGGTCGACAGCCCACCACTGACCGCCGAAGAGATGGCGAGCATGCGGCCGTTCCGGGAAGTTTTCCCCGAGATGGCCGCGAAGATGGAACAGGCGATCGCCGCCCGTGGCCGGCCGAAACTTGAGGCGCCGAAGGTGGCCGTCACGCTCCGGCTCGATCCGGACGTGCTCGAAAAGTTCAAGGCGACGGGCAAGGACTGGCGGGCCAAGATGACCGAGGAGCTGCGCAAGGCAGCCGGGCTCTGA
- a CDS encoding Gfo/Idh/MocA family protein, whose amino-acid sequence MTKLKVAMIGLGMAAGHHARALLDLSDRIECVAAFSQTAARREAFAAEYPIPVTGDLDAIFADKTTEAVLILTPPSSHLELVQRCATAKKHILLEKPLDISFERSEAIVRAATDAGVLLAMVLQNRFRSAAMKLDEIVRSGRLGQLIEASAAIRNWRPQSYYDVEGRGTMARDGGGVLLTQGIHTIDLLLSFAGTPTDVSSFVRTSPIHSMETEDLVTATFAYENGAIGTLNATTCAYPGLPERIELLGTKGTAVFTGAKLDAAFTDGTTITEGGEKSGSGAGANPMAFGHEMHRALIENFVDAIRNGTPLRVTGEDALKAHRFIAEILAASR is encoded by the coding sequence ATGACGAAACTGAAAGTGGCGATGATCGGGCTAGGCATGGCAGCGGGGCACCACGCCCGCGCCCTCCTCGACCTTTCCGACCGGATCGAATGCGTCGCGGCCTTCAGCCAGACCGCCGCCCGGCGCGAGGCATTCGCCGCCGAGTACCCGATCCCGGTGACCGGTGATCTCGATGCGATCTTCGCGGACAAGACGACCGAGGCCGTGCTGATCCTCACCCCGCCGAGCAGCCATCTGGAACTCGTCCAGCGATGCGCTACGGCGAAAAAGCATATTCTATTGGAAAAACCACTCGACATTTCTTTCGAGCGCTCCGAGGCAATCGTCCGCGCCGCGACGGATGCAGGCGTGCTGCTGGCCATGGTGCTGCAGAACCGTTTCCGCTCGGCGGCTATGAAGCTCGATGAGATCGTCAGGTCCGGCCGCCTGGGACAGTTGATCGAGGCCTCCGCCGCGATCCGCAACTGGCGTCCGCAGAGCTACTACGACGTCGAGGGCCGAGGCACCATGGCGCGCGACGGCGGCGGCGTGCTGCTCACCCAGGGCATCCACACGATCGACCTGCTGCTGAGCTTCGCCGGCACGCCGACAGACGTCTCGTCCTTCGTCCGCACCAGCCCGATCCATTCGATGGAAACCGAAGACCTGGTGACGGCGACCTTCGCCTACGAAAACGGCGCGATCGGCACGCTTAACGCCACCACCTGCGCCTATCCTGGCCTGCCGGAACGCATCGAGCTGCTCGGTACCAAAGGCACCGCGGTCTTTACGGGCGCCAAGCTGGATGCGGCTTTCACGGACGGCACGACCATTACGGAGGGCGGCGAGAAATCCGGCAGCGGGGCAGGGGCCAATCCGATGGCCTTTGGCCACGAAATGCATCGGGCATTGATCGAGAATTTCGTCGATGCGATCCGCAACGGCACACCGCTGCGCGTTACCGGCGAGGATGCGCTCAAGGCTCACCGCTTCATCGCGGAAATCCTCGCCGCCAGCCGGTAG
- a CDS encoding BrnT family toxin: protein MKIIWDETKRIVNLEKHGLDFADLYFEFFATAVTTPAKKARSKAVGRLKDGTIVVIFLALGSEAISVISMRPARKDERSMIE from the coding sequence TTGAAGATCATTTGGGACGAGACGAAGAGGATTGTGAATCTCGAGAAGCATGGTCTCGATTTCGCCGATCTTTATTTCGAATTCTTCGCAACGGCGGTGACCACACCCGCCAAGAAGGCGAGATCCAAAGCTGTCGGCCGCCTGAAGGATGGAACGATCGTCGTGATATTCCTGGCGCTCGGCTCGGAAGCGATCTCGGTCATTTCGATGCGCCCTGCCCGAAAAGATGAGAGGAGCATGATCGAATGA